GAGGAGGGTTTGACGTGAAGCGCAAGCTCATCGCGGCTATCGGTGTCGCGGGCATGTTGGTTTCGGTCGCGGCGTGTGGTTCGGACGACACGAAGTCGTCCGCGGACCCGAAGGACCGCAAGGAGAACCTGACCGTCTGGCTCATGGGCGAGGCCCGGTCCACCTGGCCGGAACTGGTCAAGGACGTCAACGCCGAGTTCAACAAGAAGTACCCGGGCGTCAAGGTCAAGGTTCAGTACCAGCAGTGGGCCGATAAGGTCAAGAAGCTGGACACCTCTCTCGCGGGCGACAAATTCCCGGACGTTGTCGAACTCGGCAACACCGAGACCATGCAGTACATCCTCAATGGTGCGCTCGGAGAAATCGACCCCAAGAAGTACGAGAACTCGGACACCTGGATCAAGGGTCTGAAGGACACGTGTTCCTTCGAGGGCAAGACCTACTGCGTCCCTTACTACGCGAGCGCCCGTCTGGCCGTGTACAACAAGGACATGCTGAAGGCCGGCACCGGCAGCGACGCCCTCCCGCAGACCGAGGACGAGTTCCTCGCCGCGATGGACAAGACCTCCGCCGAGCTGGGCAAGAAGGACAAGCGCGCCTCGTCCCTCTACTTCCCGGGCCGTTACTGGTACGCCGCGATGTCCTACGTCGCCGCCTACGGTGGCCAGATCGCCACGTACGACGAGGGCAGCAAGGAGTGGAAGTCCGCGCTCTCCACCCCGGAGGCCCAGAAGGGCATCCAGCACTTCATCGACCTGGTCAAGAAGTACAACAAGGCCGACATCACGAAGGACGAGCAGGACCACGCCAACGTGATGGCCAACGAGAAGGCCGCGGTCATCTACGGCCAGGCCTGGGAGGCCGGCAGCGTCACCACGGGCGAGAACGGCAACCCGAAGCTCGAGGGCAAGATCGCCACGGCCGGTATGCCCGGCCCGGAGGGCAAGGCGCTCCCGTCCTTCATCGGCGGCTCGGACCTCGCGACGATCTCCAAGTCCAAGGTCCAGGACCTCGGCGAGGAGTGGATCTCCCTCTTCACCAACGCGAAGTCCATGGAGGTCCTCGCGTCGAAGAACATCCTCCCCAACAACGAGAAGCAGCTTGAGCCGCTGAAGGCCAAGCCGGAGACCGCCGCCATCGCCAACGCGGTGCCGGACGCCTGGTTCACGCCGATCGCGCCGGGCTGGGCCTCCATCGAGAAGGAAGAGATCCTCCAGAACATGCTTCTGGAGATCGTCAAGGGCGGCTCCGTCGCCGACGCCTCGAAGAAGGCCGACGACAAGATCAACGCGCTGATCAACAAGGAATCCTGACCTTCCGATCGCCAGGCGGGGGCCCGGCGCCAGCGCCGGGCCCCCGCTCCTTTCCCCGCAAGTGAACGCCGTGAATTCCGGGGCCCGCCCCGGACCCGCGATGGAAGGTCAGCCACGTGTCTGCCGCTGATACCAAGGCCGCCGGGCCGCCGGTACCCGTACCCCCCGACCCGCAGGTGACCGGGAAGTCGTCCGTCGACGACGATGCGCCCCGGGTGCAGAAGAGGAAGCGGAAGAAGGGGGAACTGCTCCCCTATCTCCTGATCCTCCCGGCGATCGTGGCGATCGCCGCCGTCTACCTCTACCCGCTCAGCAAGACGGTCATCATGTCCTTCCAGGACATGGGCCGCCGTGAGCTGTGGTCCGGAGAGCCCGCTCCCTGGGTCGGCTTCGAGCAGTTCACCAACATCCTCGGCGACTCCGAGTTCTGGTGGGTCACCTTCCGCACCGTCGTCTTCATGGTCGTCTGCGTGACGCTGACCATGGGGATCGGTCTGCTCGTCGCCCTGCTGATGCGCAAGCTCTCCACCTGGGTCCGGCTGGTGCTCACCGCCTGCCTCATCGCCGCCTGGTCGATGCCGCTGATGGTCGCCGCCTCGATCTTCCGGTTCATGGCCGACTCCGACTACGGCCTGATCAACACCCTGATCGCCAAGGTCGTCGGCGAGGACTGGCTCGGACACAACTGGTACCTCGACCCGATCCAGGGCTTCGGCATCATCACCCTGCTGGTCGTCTGGGGCGCCATCCCGTTCGTCGTCGTCACCCTGTACGCCGCCCTCACCCAGGTCCCCCAGGAGCTGGAGGAGGCCGCCGCCCTCGACGGCGCCAGCGCGTACGGCATCTACAAGTTCGTCACCTGGCCGGTCATCAAGCCGGTCTTCACCATGGTCGCCACCCTCTCGGTGATCTGGGACTTCAACGTCTTCGGCCAGATCTGGCTGTTGCGCGGCAACAAGCCCGAGCCGGAGTACGAGACCCTCGGCCTCTACTCCTACTCCAAGGCGTTCGAGTCCACCTCCTTCAGCCAGGGCACCGCGATCGCCCTGATCACGGTGCTGCTGCTGTCCGGCGTGGCCGTGTACTACCTGCGCCAGCTCATGAAGACGGGAGAGGTCGAATGAGCAGCTCGACCCAGACGACACAGGCGCTGCGGCCCGACCGCAAGAAGAGCCGGCTGCACTTCGACCTGATCGGCCTCGGCATCGCCCTGGTCATGGTCTTCCCGGTCTACTGGCTGATCATCAGCGCCCTGCGGCCCAACCACGAGATCCGCAGCTACGACCAGACCCTGTGGCCCACGTCGATCACCTTCGACAACTTCGTCCGGGCGACCGAGCAGCAGAACTTCGCCACCGCCATCCAGTCCAGCCTGATCGTCGCGGTCACCGCGGTGGTCGGCGGCATGATCATCGCGACCCTGGCGGCCCTGGCCATCGGCCGGTTCCGGTTCTTCGGCCGCAAGGCCCTGGTCCTGATCATGATCCTGGTCCAGATGCTGCCGCCGACGGCGATGCTCATCCCGATCTACGCCCAGCTCAACGCGATGGGTGGGATCGACGAGTACTGGGGCCTGATCGTCGTCTACCTGGTCTCCACACTGCCCTTCGCCACCATCATGATCCGCGGCTTCGTCGTGAACATCCCGGTGGAGCTGGAGGAGTCGGCGATGGTGGACGGGTGCACCCGCTTCCAGGCCTTCCGCCGCGTGATCTTCCCGCTGCTGGCCCCCGGGCTCGCCGCCGCTTCGATCTTCGCCCTGGTGAACGCGTGGAACGAATACCTCTTCGCGTACATCCTGATCAACGACAACTCCAAGTACACGCTGAACGTTTGGCTGATGACGTTCACGACCGAGCGCGGAACGGACTACGGCGCCCTCATGGCGGCGTCGACCATGATCGCCCTCCCCGTCGTCGTGTTCTTCATGATCATCCAGAAGAAGATGGCCGCAGGCCTCACTTCCGGCGCCGTGAAGGGATAGTGCGGGCCCATGACCACCCTCGTTTCCACCACGGACACCGTGACGCGCGACGCGCTCGCCGTGCTCCAGCCCGGGTTCACCGGCACCACCGCACCGGACTGGCTGCTGCGCCGCGTCGGTGAAGGCCTCGCCTCCGTCGGGCTGTTCGGCCGCAACATCACCTCGCCCGAACAGCTGACCGCCCTCACCGAGCGGCTCCGCTCCGAGCGGGACGACGTCCTCGTCGCCATCGACGAGGAGGGCGGCGACGTGACCCGCCTGGAGGTCACGCACGGCTCCTCCTTCCCCGGCAACTTCGCCCTCGGCTCGGTGGACGACGTCCACCTCACCCGGGCCGTCGCCCAGGAGCTCGGCCGCCGGCTCGCCGAGTGCGGCGTCAACCTCAACTGGGCGCCGTCCGCCGACGTCAATTCCAACCCGGGCAACCCGGTCATCGGCGTGCGCTCCTTCGGCGCCGACACCCGCCTGGCCGCCCGGCACACCGCCGCGTACATCGAGGGGCTCCAGGCCGCCGGCGTCGCCGCCTGCACCAAGCACTTCCCCGGGCACGGCGACACCGCGGTCGACTCGCACCTGGCGCTGCCCCGCATCGACGTGGACCTCGACACCCTGCACGCCCGTGAACTGGTGCCCTTCCGGGCGGCCATCGCCGCGGGTTCCAAATCGGTGATGAGCGCGCATATCCTGCTTCCCGCACTCGACCCGGACCGCCCGGCGACCCTGAGCCCGCAGATCCTCACCGGTCTGCTGCGCCAGGAGCTGGGTTACGACGGCCTGATCGTCACCGACGCCGTGGAGATGGACGCCATCGCCGGTACGTACGGCATCGAGCGCGGGTCCGTCCTCGCCCTCGCGGCGGGCGCCGACGCCATCTGTGTGGGCGGCGGCCTGGCCGACGAGGAGACGGTGCTGCGGCTGCGCGACGCCCTCGTCGCGGCCGTGCGCAGCGGGGACCTGACCGAGGAGCGGCTCGCCGACGCGGCCGCCCGTGTACGAGCCCTGGCGTCCTGGACGCAGAGGGCCCGGGGGGATGTCCCGGAGCCGGGCGCGGCAGTGCAGGAGGGGACCGCGCCCGGCACCGGAGTCAGCTCCGACATCGGTCTGGTCGCCGCCCGCCGCGCGGTCCGGGTGACCGGGGCCGGCGACCGGCTGACCGGTGCGGCGTACGTCGCCTCGTTCAGCGCGGTGGCGAACATCGCGGTCGGCGACGAGACCCCGTGGGGCATCGCCGCCGAGCTGGGCAGGATCCTGCCCGGCACCGGCGCGGACACCTACACCGACCAGGCCGCCGCTCCGGCGGACGAGATCCTGGCGGCGGCGGGGGAGCGGCGCATCGTCGCCGTGGTCCGCGACGAGCACCGGCACGCCTGGATGGGCGCCGCGCTCGACGTCCTGCTCGCGGCCCGCCCGGACACGATCGTGGTCGAGATGGGCCTGCCCCAGTCGACCCCGCGCGGTTCGCTGCACATCGCGACCCACGGCGCTGCCCGGGTCTGCGGCCTGGCAGCGGCGGAAGCGATCACCGGCACGAACGCCTGACGCGCTTTCGAGCCCGTCCGGCGATTTTCGAGCCCGTCCGGCGAGAGGACAAGGCCTCACGCCGGACGGGCCGCACCAAGCACGACACCGCACGGCAAAGGGCCGGGACACCGTAAAGGCGTCCCGGCCCTCGGCCGTACGAGGGGCAGGGCCCGAGCCCTACAGCCCCTGCCACCCCGGCTTCGCCGCATACGTGGCGCGGAAGTAGTCCGCCAGCTTCAGCTTCGACGCCGCCGCCTCGTCCACGACCACCGTCGCGTGTGGATGCAGCTGGAGCGCGGAGGCCGGCACGATCGAGGCGATGGGTCCCTCCACCGTCTGGGCGACGGCCTCCGCCTTGCCCTCACCGGTGGCCAGCAGGATCGGGTGACGCGAGTCCAGGATCGTCCCGATGCCCTGCGTGATCACGTGGTGGGGCACCTGCTCGATGTCGTCGTCGAAGAAGCGCGCGTTGTCGACCCGGGTCTGCTGCGTCAGCGTCTTGATCCGGGTGCGGGAGGCGAGCGAGGAGCACGGCTCGTTGAAGCCGATGTGCCCGTCCGTGCCGATGCCCAGGAGCTGGAGGTCGACCCCGCCGGCCTCGGCCAGCGCCCGGTCGTAGGCCTCGCAGGCCGCCTGGACGTCCTCGGCCGACCCGTCGGGGCCCATGAAGGAGGACTCGGAGAGCCCGAGCGGCTCGATGACCTCGCGCAGCACCACGGAGCGGTACGACTCCGGGTGGCCCGCGGGCAGCCCGACGTACTCGTCGAGCTGGCAGATCCGGGCGCGCGACGCGTCGACCGCCCCGGAGGCGACCTTCGCCGCGAGCGCGCGGTAGATGGGCAGCGGGGTCGAGCCGGTCGCAACGCCGAGCAGGGCGTCGGGCTTGCGGGCGATCAGCGTGGCGATGGCCTCCGCGATCAGTTCGCCGCCTGCCGCGGCGTCCGGGACGATGACAACTTCCACGCTGTGCCTGCCGATCTGACTAGGGGAGCCGGTGGTATAGACCAATCAAGTTCCCAATTTAGCAGAATCGAGCAGCCGTACGGTGAACAGTCCGCCCATCGGCCGCCCCGTACGCAGCCGGGCCCCCGCACGCCCCGGCCCGCTGGCGGGCCACCGCATTGCCTGGTCGACTTGGACCGGTACGGCGCGGATCGCGCACGGTGCGGATCGCGCTCCTCGCGGATCGCGCTCCTCGCGGATCGCGCACCTCGCGCACGCGCCGTCCCGTACGCCGTTTGCCGCCAGCGCAGGGAGGCCCCCACATGTCCGCCACCCCTCCGGCCGACCCGGGCGGCCAGGGCGACGAGCCCGGCCGCATCATGTCCGGCGAGATGGCCGAGCAGCCCGCGATGCTGCGCCGCATCCTCGAACAGGGCGCGCCGCGCATCCGCGAGGTCGCCGCCGAGATCGCCGCCCGGAAGCCCCGGTTCGTGCTGCTCACCGCCCGGGGCACGTCGGACAACGCGGCGCTGTACGCGAAGTACCTGCTGGAGATCCGCCTCGGGCTGCCCTGCGGACTGGCCTCGATGTCCACCACGACGGCCTACGGGGCCCGGCCGGACCTGCGGGACGTCCTGGTGGTCACCGTCAGCCAGTCGGGCGGCTCGCCGGACCTGGTGGCCTCCACGAGAGCCGCCAGGGAGGCCGGGGCGGTCACCCTCGCCGTCACCAACAACCCGGACTCAGCGCTGGCGGCGGTCTCCGAGTACCACATCGACATCCTGGCGGGCCCGGAGAAGGCGCTCCCGGCCACCAAGACGTACACCGCCTCGCTCCTCTCCCTCTACCTCTTCGTGGCGGGGCTGGGCGGCCACGACGGAACGGAGGCCGCCGCGGGGCTGCCCGACCTCGCGGGCGCGATCCTGGGCCGCCGGGCCGAGGTCAAGGCGCTGGCCTCGCGGTACCGCTTCGCCGAGCGCATGGTGATCACCTCGCGCGGCTACGGCTACCCGACGGCCAAGGAAGCGGCCCTGAAGCTGATGGAGACCAGCTACATCCCCGCTCTCTCCTACTCCGGCGCGGATCTCCTGCACGGACCGCTGGCGATGGTCGACAACATCTCCCCGGTGATCGCCGTGGTCACCGACGGCCGGGGCGGCGAGGCCCTCCAGCCGGTGCTGGACCGGCTGCGCGGACGCGGTGCGGACCTCTTCGTGGTCGGCCCCAAGGCCCAGGTGGAGGCGGCCTCGGCCGGCTTCGCGCTGCCCACGGCGGGCGTCCCGGAGGAGTTGCAGCCGATCCTGGAGATCCTGCCGCTGCAACTGCTGGCGTACGAGGTGACGATCGCCCGGGGCCAGGATCCGGACGCGCCCCGCGCCCTGGCCAAGGTCACCGAGACCCGCTGAGGTCACGGAGGCGGTGACGCGGCCCGGAAACACCCGCGGGCCGCGGCGCCAGAGCGGGACCCTCAGCCCACCCGGCACCGCAGCCCGGAGCTACCTGGCCGGCGGTGTGCGGTGCCCCCGGCCACTGGAGGCACCGGCGCAGTCAGGGCAGAGAGTGCCGGAGCCTCGGTCCGCTCTCCTGTGCGGGGAGAGCGGAGGTCGTGATGTGTTCATTGTGGACTAGACCAATTGCCCGTGTCCATCCATGTGCACGACATTCTCGGGCGGGAGTCCGCGCCTGTCCATCGTCGTACCTCCATGGCACGGCCCGGCGGGCCGATCGGTTCGAACGCCCGAGGCAACCCCAGGTACGCTCCACACGTGCCCTCCATGAACGACCTCGTCCACCAGCACACCGCTCTGAGCGACACCGACCTCGAGTGGCTCCATCTGCTGGTCTCGGAGTGGCAGCTGCTCTCCGATCTGTCCTTCGCCGACCTCGTGCTGTGGGTCCCCACCCGCGACGGCACGCGGTATGTCTCCGTCGCCCAGATGCGCCCCAACACCGGGCCCACCTCCTACCAGGACGACATGGTCGGCCACCTGGTGCCGCGCGGCCGCCGCCCGCTGCTGGACGCCGCCCTGGACGAGGGCCGGATCGTGCGCGAGGGCGACCCGGAGTGGCGCGAGGAGGTCCCCGTACGGGTCGAGTCCATCCCGGTACGCCGTGAGGGCCGGGTGCTCGGCGTCATCGCCCGCAACACCAACCTGCTCACCGTGCGCACCCCCTCCCGGCTGGAGCTCACCTACCTCCAGTCCGCCTCCGACCTGGCCCAGATGATCGCCGCCGGGGCGTTCCCCTTCCCCGGCCAGCAGGTCGACATGGACGCCTCCCCGCGCGTGGGCGACGGCCTGATCCGGCTCGACGCCGACGGGATCGTCCAGTACGCGAGCCCCAACGGCCTCTCCGCCTACCACCGCCTCGGCCTCGCCTCCGACCTGGTCGGCCACCACCTCGGCACCACCACCGCCGAACTGGCCCCGTCCCGGGGACCGGTCGACGAGGCCCTGGTCAAGGTGGCCAGCGGTTACGCGCCCCGTGAGTTCGAGGTCGAGTGCGCGGGCGGCGTGATCCAGCTGCGGGCGATCCCGCTCAAGCCCAAGGGCGTCCGCATCGGCTCCCTGGTCCTGCTCCGGGACGTCACAGAACTGCGCCGCCGCGAGCGCGAGTTGATCACCAAGGACGCGACCATCCGGGAGATCCACCACCGGGTGAAGAACAACCTCCAGACGGTGGCCGCCCTGTTGCGCCTCCAGGCCCGACGGATGGACTCCGAGCAGGGCCGCGAGGCGCTCAACGAGGCGGTCCGGCGCGTCGGTTCGATCGCCATCGTCCATGAGACGCTGTCCCAGAATCTGGACGAGCGGGTCGAGTTCGACGAGATCGCCGACCGGGTCATCGCGATGGTCTCGGAGATCTCCCCGGGAAAGGTGACCTGCCGGCGCACCGGACGCTTCGGCATCCTCGACGCCGAGGTCGCCACCCCGCTCTCCATGGTGCTGACCGAGGTTCTGCAGAACGCCCTGGAGCACGCCTTCGCCGTGGCCGACCACGGGACGGTGGAGGTCTCCGCCGTGCGCGGCGGATCGCCCACCGACGGACGGCTGCTGATCACCGTCACCGACGACGGGCGCGGGCTGCCCGAGGGGTTCGACCCGAAGCGGGCCGGCAACCTCGGGCTCCAGATCGTACGGACGCTGGTGGAGGGGGAGTTGGGCGGCACGTTCGGCATGGTCCCGGCGCCCGGACGCGGCACCCAGGTGGTGCTGGACCTCCCGGTCCGCGCCGACAAGTAGGACATCCCCTGCCGGCCGGCAGGAATCCGCGCCGACCGGCAGGAAGAGCGGGAGCACACAGCAGAGCGGGCCCGGACCGTGGTGACGGTCCGGGCCCGCTCCGTGATGCTCACGTTGCGATGCGCTTCGGGGTACTGCGCGCTGCGACTCGAAGGCGGGGCTGTGCGTACGCTCTGTACGCGCCGCCGGGCTGAGGCTTGGTGCGGTTCTCGCTCAGGCGCTTGCGTTGCGCGCCCGGTTGCGAGCGGCGCGGCGCTTCATCGCGCGGCGCTCGTCCTCGCTGAGGCCACCCCAGACGCCGGAGTCCTGGCCGGACTCGAGCGCCCACTGCAGGCACTGCTCCATGACGGGGCAGCGGCGGCAGACAGCCTTGGCTTCCTCGATCTGCAGCAGCGCAGGACCGGTGTTGCCGATGGGGAAGAAAAGCTCAGGGTCTTCCTCACGACAAACGGCGTTGTGACGCCAGTCCATGGCTGCTACCTCTCCTTGGTATTACACGCTTGTTGCTTGTGAATGTGAACGCTTTCACGAATCCCCCCGTAGATGACGGGCCGACTCCCAGATGGACTGGGTGTGGTCTGTGATGGTGAGGAGGGGTTCTGGCTCTCAGTGGAGGCCGGTGTTGCGGGCCGTCCCGATCGCCATGAAGAGATTCCCAAACCTCGGCGACGGATACAACCCCTTCTGGAAAGTTTTTTTTGATTCCTCGGTGTCGACTAGGTCACAGCCGCACTTCTTAGGGGTGGGGGCCAGTCCAAACGTTCGAGTTAAAGGACTTTAGGCCCTTCCACTCACACAATCACACGCAGTGCACGGCGTACGCCTGTGAACGTCACGCTCGTACGTAGTCCCAGGTGGTCGCCGTCCATCTGGAAGGGCAGGGGAACCTTTGAATGCAAGGTGAAGTCCGTGAGGTCATGCCGTGAAACTGCGTGCTTGCCGCGCGGCCCCTTCTCGGGGCTCGAAGTGAGCAGCTGGGTGCCGTAGAGGGCCACCGCAGGGGTGGACAGACGCTTCAGCCCGAGGACGTCCAGCGCGGTGTCGAAGGAGGCCTTCGGCGAGGCGTACATCGGGCGATTGCCCAGGTAGGTCCAGGGGGCGGTGTTGCAGATTATGGAGAGCGCGAGGTCGGTGACCGGGTCCTGCCCGGGCACGTCGAGCGTGATCTGCCCGTGTCTGCGGTGGGCCTCGTTGAGGAACTGCCGCACCACTTGGCGCACATACAGCGCGTGGGTCGAACGCTTCCCGTGCTCGCGTTTCTGTTCGACCCGGCCGATGACTCCGGCGTCGAATCCGAGACCGGCGCAGAAAGTGAACCAGCGTTCGGGAACGGATTCGTCCTCGGTTCCCGGGGTGCCGGCCGCCAGTCCGAGCCCGACCGTGCGTTCGGTCCGGTTCTCCAGGGCGTCCAGGATCGCGCCGGTCGCCTCCACCGCGTCGTTCGGCAGCCCCAGGGCGCGCGCGAAGACGTTGGTGGACCCGCCGGGGACCACGGCGAGCTTCGGAAGGCTGTCCACGTCCGGGCCCCGGTGCAGCAGCCCGTTCACGACCTCGTTCACCGTGCCGTCGCCGCCGAGGGCGACCACCAGGTCGATGTCGTCGCTGTCCGCGGCCCGTCGTCCCAGGTCCCGTGCGTGCCCCCGGTACTCGGTGGTCACCGCCTCCAGCTTCATCTCGCTGGCCAGCGCGTGGATGAGCACGTCGCGGGTGCGGGCACTGGTGGTGGTAGCAGCTGGGTTGACCACGAGGAGTGCGCGCATGACGGCCAGCCTACCTACCGGGCGGTTCGGTGCTGTAGTCCCGGTTCGCTGCGCTCCAGACCGGTGACGCAGAGTGACCGGCCGCCCCGCCGTGCGCCCGGACGGGGGAGGCTCCTCCGCACCCCGGCTTCACTTCCGGGCCCCCGGGATGCCAACCTGAAAGGCGTGAGTACACAAGCGACCCCCTCCACGCCGTCGCCCTCCGCGGCGGAGCGCCCGACCAGGATCACCGTCCTCGCCGGGGTCAACGCCCTCGAAGGCCTGGCGCTCGCCGTCGGCGGGGTCTACATGCTGGTCATGGGGCTGCTCGGGAAGCTGGAGAGCACACAGCAGGCGGAGACGGTCGGGATCACGCTGGTCGCGCTCGGCGCGATCCCGCTGATCGCCGCCCGCGGGCTGCTGCTGCTGCGCAGCTGGAGCCGGGGTCCCGCGCTGATCACCCAGATCATGGCGCTGCCGGTGGCCTGGACGCTGCTGCGCTCGCAGGGCGCGCTGATCCCCACCGGGATCGTCCTGGCGGTGGTCGCCGTCACCGGCCTCGTGCTCGTCCTCAAGCCGGCGACCACGCAGGACCTGGGCATCCGCCGGGGCGCCGGGGCGACCCCCGAGGCCTGAACCGGCGGACGTCCTCCTCGCCCTACTCCTCGACGAGCAGCCGCTCGCGCAGCTGTGCCAGGGTGCGGGCCAGCAGCCGGGAGACGTGCATCTGCGAGATGCCGACCTCCTGGGCGATCTGCGACTGGGTCATGTTCCCGAAGAAGCGCAGCAGCAGGATGCGCTTCTCGCGCGGCGGCAGGTCCTCCAGGAGCGGCTTGAGCGACTCCCGGTACTCCACGCCCTCCAGCGCCTCGTCCTCCGAGCCCAGCGTGTCCGCGACCGCCGGCGACTCGTCGTCCGTGTCCGGCACGTCCAGCGAGAGCGTGCTGTACGCGTTGGCCGACTCCAGGCCCTCCAGCACCTCCTCCTCGGAGATGCCCAGCCGCTCGGCCAGCTCGTGCACCGTCGGCGAGCGGCCGTGCTGCTGGGAGAGCTCCGCGGTGGCCGTGGTCAGCGACAGCCGCAGCTCCTGGAGGCGGCGCGGCACCCGCACCGCCCAGCCCTTGTCCCGGAAGTGGCGCTTGATCTCGCCGACCACCGTGGGAGTGGCGTACGTCGAGAACTCCACGCCCCGGTCCGGGTCGAACCGGTCCACGGACTTGATCAGCCCGATCGTGGCCACCTGGGTCAGGTCGTCCAGCGGCTCCCCGCGGTTGCGGAAGCGGCGCGCCAGGTGCTCCACGAGCGGCAGGTGCATCCGCACCAGCCGGTTGCGCAGCTCGGCCTTCTCCGTCGAACCGTCGGGCAGCTCCCGCAGCTCGAAGAAGAGGGCCCGGGCCCCGCTGCGGTCGTGTGGATCGTGGTGCCCGTGCTCGCTCATCTGGCCCGCCCGCCCTGCCTGCGACTGCTGCTCCACCGCGACGTCGATGCTCTCGGGCCCGTCCGCTCCGTCCACCGGATGCGGCCGGGCCTGCTGCTCCGGGATGCCTGCCGGCCGCACCACCCCGGATCGGATCGTCTCGTCCCGCACAGGACCGTCCCCGTTCCCGTCGCTCACGCCGGCCCGGGGCCCGCGCCGCGCTGTTTGTAGAGGCTGATGCTGACCGTACGGTCATCGGCGACCGTGGAGTCGACCTTGCCGGCCAGTGCGGAGAGCACCGTCCAGGCGAAGGTGTCGCGCTCGGGCGCCCGGCCGTCCGTGGTGGGCGCCGACACCGTCACTTCGAGGGAGTCGTCGACGAGACGGAAGACGCAGCTGAGGACGGAGCCCGGCACGGCCTGCTGAAGCAGGATCGCGCAGGCCTCGTCGACCGCGATACGAAGATCCTCGATCTCGTCGAGAGTGAAGTCCAAACGCGCTGCGAGGCCGGCCGTGGCCGTTCGCAGCACCGACAGGTAGGCACCCGCAGCGGGCAGCCGGACTTCCACGAAGTCCTGATTCCCGGGCTCGCCTGCGATCTGGGACACCCTCACCTCCAAGGTGGCACAAACTCTTTCGAGGTTCCGGGAAGGGTGGCCCGGAGCCATGCGGTCCGTCGACGGTTCTTCGGCTCGGCGACGTTATCGGATCCATGATGCCGTGTCGTACGGACCCCGTACCCCGGCGGTCACTCATGGTAAGCCCATGCGTACACACAGTGGCTAGGGGTCTGCGGCGTCCAATTGCGAAGAACCAGCGCCGCATTGACGTACCCAGGCGTCAGACGATCGAACCGTCCTCGAAGCACCAGCGCCAGCTCTCGCCCGTCTCGAAGCTCCGCATCACCGGGTGACCGGTCGCCCGGAAGTGTCCGGTGGCGTGCCGCAGCGGCGACGAATCGCAGCAGCCGACGTGCCCACAGGTCAGGCAGAGCCGCAGTTGCACGGGGTGACTGCCCGCCTCCAGGCACTCGGGACACGTCTCGCCGAGCGGCAAGGGCTCGGGGCGTGGCAGATCCGCTACATGCGCACACTCGCTCATGATGGGCAGATTACGACGGATCCGAGGACGGTGGGATGGACGTGCTGCCGCTGATCGCCCTGGTCGCCGTGAGCGCGGCGGTGGCCGGCGCGGCCCGCCGCACCCCGGTGCCCGCCCCGCTCGTCCTGGTCGCCGTCGGGCTCGTGGCCGGCTATCTGCCGGGTGTTCCGACGTACCACCTGGACGCGCACGTGGTGCTCCCGCTGCTGCTTCCGCCCTTGCTCCACACCGCGGCCCTGGACAGCTCCTACCTGGATCTGCGGGCCAACGTCCGGCCGGTCGCCCTGCTCTCCGTGGGGTACACGCTCTTCGCGACCGTCGCCGTGGGCTGGCTGGCCCACCTGATCATCCCGGATCTGCCGCTGACCGCCGCGCTGGTCCTGGGGGCGGTCATCGCCCCGCCGGACGCCGTGACGGCCGCCGCCGTCGCCCGCCGGGTCGGGCTGCCCTCCCGGGTGACCACGATCCTCCAGGGCGAGTCCCTGGTGAACGACGCCACCGCGATCACCGCGTTCAAGGTGGTGCT
The nucleotide sequence above comes from Streptomyces sp. NBC_01116. Encoded proteins:
- a CDS encoding RNA polymerase sigma factor SigF, which produces MRDETIRSGVVRPAGIPEQQARPHPVDGADGPESIDVAVEQQSQAGRAGQMSEHGHHDPHDRSGARALFFELRELPDGSTEKAELRNRLVRMHLPLVEHLARRFRNRGEPLDDLTQVATIGLIKSVDRFDPDRGVEFSTYATPTVVGEIKRHFRDKGWAVRVPRRLQELRLSLTTATAELSQQHGRSPTVHELAERLGISEEEVLEGLESANAYSTLSLDVPDTDDESPAVADTLGSEDEALEGVEYRESLKPLLEDLPPREKRILLLRFFGNMTQSQIAQEVGISQMHVSRLLARTLAQLRERLLVEE
- a CDS encoding UBP-type zinc finger domain-containing protein, coding for MSECAHVADLPRPEPLPLGETCPECLEAGSHPVQLRLCLTCGHVGCCDSSPLRHATGHFRATGHPVMRSFETGESWRWCFEDGSIV
- a CDS encoding anti-sigma regulatory factor, which gives rise to MSQIAGEPGNQDFVEVRLPAAGAYLSVLRTATAGLAARLDFTLDEIEDLRIAVDEACAILLQQAVPGSVLSCVFRLVDDSLEVTVSAPTTDGRAPERDTFAWTVLSALAGKVDSTVADDRTVSISLYKQRGAGPGPA
- a CDS encoding diacylglycerol kinase family protein, with amino-acid sequence MRALLVVNPAATTTSARTRDVLIHALASEMKLEAVTTEYRGHARDLGRRAADSDDIDLVVALGGDGTVNEVVNGLLHRGPDVDSLPKLAVVPGGSTNVFARALGLPNDAVEATGAILDALENRTERTVGLGLAAGTPGTEDESVPERWFTFCAGLGFDAGVIGRVEQKREHGKRSTHALYVRQVVRQFLNEAHRRHGQITLDVPGQDPVTDLALSIICNTAPWTYLGNRPMYASPKASFDTALDVLGLKRLSTPAVALYGTQLLTSSPEKGPRGKHAVSRHDLTDFTLHSKVPLPFQMDGDHLGLRTSVTFTGVRRALRVIV
- a CDS encoding SIS domain-containing protein; this encodes MSATPPADPGGQGDEPGRIMSGEMAEQPAMLRRILEQGAPRIREVAAEIAARKPRFVLLTARGTSDNAALYAKYLLEIRLGLPCGLASMSTTTAYGARPDLRDVLVVTVSQSGGSPDLVASTRAAREAGAVTLAVTNNPDSALAAVSEYHIDILAGPEKALPATKTYTASLLSLYLFVAGLGGHDGTEAAAGLPDLAGAILGRRAEVKALASRYRFAERMVITSRGYGYPTAKEAALKLMETSYIPALSYSGADLLHGPLAMVDNISPVIAVVTDGRGGEALQPVLDRLRGRGADLFVVGPKAQVEAASAGFALPTAGVPEELQPILEILPLQLLAYEVTIARGQDPDAPRALAKVTETR
- a CDS encoding sensor histidine kinase — protein: MNDLVHQHTALSDTDLEWLHLLVSEWQLLSDLSFADLVLWVPTRDGTRYVSVAQMRPNTGPTSYQDDMVGHLVPRGRRPLLDAALDEGRIVREGDPEWREEVPVRVESIPVRREGRVLGVIARNTNLLTVRTPSRLELTYLQSASDLAQMIAAGAFPFPGQQVDMDASPRVGDGLIRLDADGIVQYASPNGLSAYHRLGLASDLVGHHLGTTTAELAPSRGPVDEALVKVASGYAPREFEVECAGGVIQLRAIPLKPKGVRIGSLVLLRDVTELRRRERELITKDATIREIHHRVKNNLQTVAALLRLQARRMDSEQGREALNEAVRRVGSIAIVHETLSQNLDERVEFDEIADRVIAMVSEISPGKVTCRRTGRFGILDAEVATPLSMVLTEVLQNALEHAFAVADHGTVEVSAVRGGSPTDGRLLITVTDDGRGLPEGFDPKRAGNLGLQIVRTLVEGELGGTFGMVPAPGRGTQVVLDLPVRADK
- a CDS encoding WhiB family transcriptional regulator → MDWRHNAVCREEDPELFFPIGNTGPALLQIEEAKAVCRRCPVMEQCLQWALESGQDSGVWGGLSEDERRAMKRRAARNRARNASA